From a single Strix uralensis isolate ZFMK-TIS-50842 chromosome 27, bStrUra1, whole genome shotgun sequence genomic region:
- the CTXN1 gene encoding cortexin-1: MRPAHALLASAMNDASTMDYELLSPSLVEHPAGTAGMDAEQKTVFAFVIFLLVFLVMLMVRCFRILLDPYSRMPASSWTDHKEGLERGQFDYALV; the protein is encoded by the coding sequence ATGCGCCCTGCCCACGCGCTCCTTGCCTCTGCCATGAATGATGCATCGACGATGGATTATGAACTGCTCTCCCCCTCCTTGGTTGAGCACCCAGCCGGCACTGCGGGTATGGATGCTGAGCAGAAAACTGTCTTTGCCTTTGTCATCTTCCTCCTCGTCTTCTTGGTGATGCTGATGGTGCGCTGCTTCCGCATCCTGCTGGACCCCTACAGCCGCATGCCCGCCTCCTCCTGGACTGACCACAAGGAGGGGTTGGAGAGGGGCCAGTTTGACTACGCCTTGGTGTAG